One Saccharopolyspora erythraea NRRL 2338 genomic region harbors:
- a CDS encoding (Fe-S)-binding protein, which produces MRVALFATCLGDTVFPEAPKATVRLLERLGCEVEFPAAQTCCGQMHTNTGYRRQAVSSVRTFVDAFAGYDAVVAPSGSCVGSVRHQHAAVADSSGDSRLSRAVRGLAPRVHELSEFLVSVLGTTDVGAYFPHRVTYHPTCHSVRLLRVGDRPLQLLREVRALDLVELPQAEQCCGFGGTFALKNPDVSVAMGADKARHVRETGAELLCAGDSSCLMHIGGLLSRQRSGIRVVHLAEILASTEGDRA; this is translated from the coding sequence ATGAGGGTTGCCCTGTTCGCGACGTGTCTGGGCGACACCGTGTTCCCGGAAGCACCGAAGGCGACCGTGCGACTGCTGGAGCGGCTCGGGTGCGAGGTCGAGTTCCCCGCCGCGCAGACCTGCTGCGGGCAGATGCACACCAACACCGGTTACCGGCGCCAGGCCGTCTCCTCCGTGCGCACCTTCGTCGACGCCTTCGCCGGCTACGACGCGGTGGTGGCGCCGTCGGGCTCGTGCGTCGGGTCGGTCCGCCACCAGCACGCGGCGGTCGCCGACAGCTCCGGCGACTCCCGGCTCTCGCGCGCGGTGCGCGGGCTCGCCCCGCGCGTGCACGAGCTGTCGGAGTTCCTCGTCTCGGTGCTCGGCACGACCGACGTCGGCGCGTACTTCCCGCACCGGGTCACCTACCACCCCACCTGCCACTCCGTCCGGCTGCTGCGCGTCGGAGACCGGCCGCTGCAACTCCTGCGCGAGGTGCGGGCCCTTGACCTGGTCGAGCTGCCGCAGGCCGAGCAGTGCTGCGGGTTCGGCGGCACGTTCGCGCTGAAGAACCCGGACGTGTCGGTGGCGATGGGCGCGGACAAGGCCCGGCACGTGCGGGAGACCGGCGCGGAGCTGCTCTGCGCCGGCGACAGCTCGTGCCTGATGCACATCGGCGGCCTGCTGTCCCGGCAGCGTTCGGGCATCCGGGTCGTGCACCTGGCCGAGATCCTGGCCTCGACCGAAGGAGACCGAGCGTGA